One Argentina anserina chromosome 6, drPotAnse1.1, whole genome shotgun sequence genomic window, GTCTGGATTTAGTTCATACAGCTGGGACACTGTtttagtattttttttgtttggtcgGTCTGATGCTTCAGGTTCGACTATTATCACTCTATCTACAACTTCAGAAAACCTGCAACGATTTTTCAAGCGTTTGACATTAGTGTTATGAAAGGTAAGAGGTTGATGCATGATGAACACTGAGGAGGTTTACCTGGCTTTGTATTCTTGTTGCTCATCAATGTCTGGATTTAAAACAACACATGTGTGATCTTCGCCTGATGCTATGAGAACATCTGTGAATGATCAAGAGCGATCATTTATGTGTAATGGTTGGTTATAAAAGTGTTGCATTATTTTTTATGCAGGCCTTACATTTAAACATTGTTGCTTTCAGGCTGGTGATGACAACAAGCACTGGTTGTGGCATTTGTTCGATAGCTTTGGCATCAAAATTCTTTGCGATCTCACCCCATAGGGAGATCTTTACCTGTTCTTCTGTATTTGATACCGAAATAGTTAAATTCTATTTTATTTACAGATTAACTGGTCAAAACAACTAATggttatatgtatataatgaGGTTTGTTAATGTTGTACCTCAGATTTTGAAGACATATATCGCGTACCCATTCCCATTTCTTTTTCCATGTCACATAAACTTCATATTCTCTTGTTATGGTTTTAATGCAACCATAAAGATCTTACATATAACAAAAAGAGAGCATTTTTAGTGTCATACATAAACATGCATTATATATTTcagaaatgatatatatatatatatatttccaaaAATTGTGGACATACCTGCAAGAACTTTTGGTTCTTAAGCTGAGCAGCAAATTCATcaaattgaagaagatgaaatccATATCTTGGAGGTAAAGGGACTGTGTCGTTGATTGGCACAAATGTGCTGAATCTATTGAAGAGCAGTTGTACTTCATGATTCACTAATTTGATTCCCACATAATTATATTTTCTGCTCTTAAACTTGTAAATATCATAGATATGgtcttctttcattttttcaatCACAGAGTCACAGTTCTCCTCTTCAATAACACCTTCAATTCGATCTCCCTGCACTTGACCAAAAGTGTTCGCTCATCAATTAAATGATGATAAAAAGTAGTCCAAGTATATTTTAGTTTGTTGATTGTTAATCATGCAAAGTAATTTAACGTGTGATGTGTGAAGCTGGGAATATAGTTTAAGGCCTTcagtaattattttataaacacACTGAAAGATGCAATTTGATAAACCAATAGTGAGCCCAAACAAAGAACCTAATTAATAGAATGTACTCAGTGTTCATGTAATTATATGCTGAAATGTATGTTTACAAACAATCCATATACATAAAGTATGTTAATTGAACTtctaatataattaaatttcattacAATAGAAAGCATTGTCAATGTAATAGTAGCCAAATAACGATATAAGCTACTGATATAAGTTAGTAAAGTGGTAAGTTTCAAATTGATGTGAAAGTACTATTAAATTTTTATACTTAAATTAATGCAGAATATAATGAACTAATTTGAGACAAAGTTTCAAACAAAAATAGATATCTTAATGGAAATAATCAATATCACTTAAGATACATTCATGAGAAGGAGTACCATTTCGTCAATCAAGAGATAATGAAGACCATCATATACATCACTCATATGTGCTTTGGGTCTCCATATCCTCCCCACACGGACTCTAATCCTGTAATACATAGTGAATGGCCTTATGTTGCGAATGAGTGTTGGGTTTGTGTCTTCTGTCGCCTAAAAAGAAGCATATTAGTGAGTGAATGGATTTTGTTAGGATCAACTATTTACTATTACTAATGTCCACaaaattttctgattttaccATAAGCAATTGTTCTAAACTTTGATCTAGAGATGGTTAGTTCCTTGCTTGCCAAATCTGAACCTGAAAATAATAGTAGGATGCATAAGTTATTTAAGAAGTACAATTACATAATGTAATATGCAGGATATCTAGGATTCTAATAGCAAACAAACAAAGTGGTTGATTCTCAAACGTAGATCACTGCAAATGACTGTAATAAGTAGTGATTGAGAAGAAATAGAAGTGAAAGTAATTAATAAAGAAGAAATGGAAAAAAGAAGATACTTAGTTCAGATGGTTGTGGATGTAGAGGCCAAACTCACCACAACGTTTTGGATAAGGATGACAATGACCTTTTCAGAGTTTTAGATATTTTATAAAGTAATGAGGCTGGACAGTTTAGCATGTGTCAATACTGTTTTGGATAAGTTTTCTTTAAGGGTCTATTACCTTCTTTAAAGGTCTATTACGTTCTAGAAGTATGATTAATTGACAattaagtatttttacatttttaataATTGTTTGGAAGGAGATGTCATATACTAtatgtattattattttaatttatttaattcaaataaaaGTATAGTTCATATTAAATGCTATAGATTTTGTAACACATCTTTATAAACTATGTTTTTTGTGTATTTATTTGATAATCcaccattattatttattaagaTTTTTAAGGCTATTTTTTGATGTAACTCTGGATAGTGCGACATATAATTGTCCATGTGTAAAAATAGGTTCATTGAGATATACACCGACTTGGTTTAATGATTGACCTTGACTCTTATTTATAGTCATCGCATAACATGGTCTAACAGGAAATTGACGTCATTTAAACAAAAATGGCCATTTATGTTCAGTTGCAGTTAAAACAATTCTTGGTATAAAAAACTTTTGTCCAATACTATTACCGGTTAAAATTCTTGCTTCAATTAATCTATCATATAATTTTGTCACAATCAATCTTGTGTCATTGCATAAGCCACAAATTTGATTAAGATTTCTTAATAACATTATGGGCATGCCGACTTTTAAAACTAATTTGTATGATGGTAATCCACTGAACTCAAGTTGATTTAAAAATTCGGTTGGGTACAAAAGATTAATGTTTTCATTGCAACCAAAATCTGCTGAGATTGAATCATAACTATAGTATGTAGTTTTATCACCAAGCAATAAATTTATGGcataattatttatatcatGAACTGTTGAATTTCGTGGCGTAACAATTGTGTGTTCTATTAAATAATGAGTATTACTGTAGTAAGTAGCAAAATATGGATAAATGACTAAGAATATTGATTCTATAAGATCTGAATAAGAAGTTATTAACATATCTTCTGGAATTTTAATCCATGACACGTCTACGTCATCTGTATTTTGCATTGATTGCATGCGTCCTTCGCCAATCTGTAACATCCAATTTGCAAATTCagaaatatttttttctcattaTCAGTTAAACCACTCTTTAATAATCGCATATTTTCtattaaattaaatattttaaatgatGACCATAGGTAAGACTTGTTTAACAAAGCTTCAATTAGGCCTCATCATGTAGCCCGCGGACCCGAAAAGcccgcggaggcccgcaagcccgacgggcttttacccggcccagcccgtgagaaagcccgccaaagcccgcttccgtgggtagagggccgtgcttaaattagaggtgtgaaacccggcccggcccgtggGCCCAGCCCACCaaaagcccgtaaggcccgtGGGGCCCGGCCAGTAAAAGCcggccaaataataaaatattatacatacatattttattaggtttagaataaaactactgcattatgaagcaactatattaaggaaactttttgggatcgatcgacaccagtagatgtgatcggtatatatatttagtgaccctgtaaaaatttcatccaattcggaactcgtttgaccgtcgaaatttccggtaaaccgaaaacaacactaatatgtcataagggaagacccattaccaaaatgcgaacaccaaaagtcgtttgcatatctgaaatcacctaatttttgtcaccgattgtgtgtggtcgcaccaaggaaaccaatttggcaaagccccggtcaaagaggattttaatatgtcaaaacgcctttttctttgttaaccgtaggtacggacggtcaaacaatatccaaaacggacgaaatttttacgggttctctaaatatatataccgatcacatctactggtgtcgatcgaccatattttgaactagagttattgatcgccgaagcgtcaactaatgtatcataccctttatattaggtttatattaaaactaacgcattatgaagcgactatatgaaagaaacttgtcgggatcaatcgacaccagccgatgtgattggtatatatatttagtgaccctgtaaaaatttcattcaattcggacttcgtttgaccgtcagaatttttagtaaatcgaaaacaccactattatgccctaagggaggacttattacaaatatgtgaatgctgaaagccgtttgtatatatgaaatcacctaattttttttacctatcgtgtgcggtcgaactgaagaaatctatttgggaaagccccggtcaatgaggtttaaatatgttaaaacgcctcttttttagttgaccgttggtatgaacggtcaaaccatgtccaaaacggatgaaatttttacaggttccctaaatatatataccgatcacatctactggtgtcgatcacccatattttgaatttgagttgtcgatcgccgaagtgtccactaatgtattataaccttatattaggtttataataaaactatcacattatgaagcgactatatgaaggaaacttctcggaatcgatcgacaccatccgatgtgatcaatatatatatatatatatttaattatcattttaaaatttcatgcaattcggatctcgtttaaccgtcggaatttccggtaaaccaaaaacaacactaatatgccctaaggggggaccaattaccaagatgcgaatgtggaaatttgtttacatatttgaaatcacctaatttttgttacctatcgtgcgcggtagaactgaagaaatctagttggcaaagccccggtcaatgaggtttaaatatgtcaaaacgcctttttttagttgaccgttgatacgaacggtcaaaccatgtccaaaacagacgaaatttttacgggttccctaaatatatataccgatcacatctattggtgtcgatcgaccatattttgaatttgagttgtcgatcgccgaagtgtccactaatgttgAGAGCCACCAATCTTatcagaaaaagagagaagttCATTAAAATCACCCACCAAAAATCCAAGGAAAATTGTGTTTCTTAATCAGATCATCAAGAGAAGTCCAAAGTCCACTTCTAGAAGTGTTGCAGGGACTAGCATAAATCCCCGTCAAAAGCCAAGTATGAGAGCCATTCCAAGAGATCTTAGCTGAAATAGACTGAAAATTAGGATCAACAATATCaacagtaattttgtttcTATTCCACAAAAACCAAAGGCCACCAGAAAATTCATTAGCTTCCATAGCTTCAAAATTAATAAAGCCAAGAGAGAGTAAGCATTTCTTAGCACCAGAGAACTGGATTCGAAGTTCACAAACAATAAGCAAGTCTACCTTGTTCATCTTCACAAGATCCTAGATAGAAGACCTGAACTTTTCACCCCCAGCTCCTCGAGCATTCCAGAAGAGAATATGATCCATTAAAAATGATGAAATGGAGAAGAGAGGGAAAACCCAACTAGGAATCAATCATATCTTCCCCAGAGTGGGAAAGAATATCAGCAGCATTAGACAACTTGCTATTTTCAGCATAAATCTGGTCAACAATATTATCAGAACTCTACACTTTAGAAATCTCACTAGCATTAGTTAAAACATTCTCAGGAGGGCAATGACCAAAGAGAGCAGATATCTCATTACCAAAATTATCATATCGGAGCTTCTTAATAGCAGTTGGTTGCTTGGTGATcgattcgattactcgagatcaatattaaccatgtaagcatcgttagtagtataaagcaatagggtatcgttcacaaaccggggatccaaccagggtaaagaatcacaaacatttaacaacgaattcataagagtttaaaagatttgagatatatttcggatcaaacagaaattaaacctaaactaatacatatatgtgatcaaccaaccaacacataaacaattaccaaacaaatcatataagaacaaaggtaacgaaatctactctcaatcatgttcatgccgtaagtatcatagttcatcttaaattcgatcatgcatcaaatttctacttggttcctaatacatggatattatcgagctcaactacttgtcttgctacgaaatctaacataccaattcatcatgcaattacgtatcacaaagagaaatcaacatgtttaaagcacctatccaatgtcgaacttaagatcataatcggtggaggaacaaaggggacaaacaattaatcaactacttgtatcaaaattgtttttaactttgaatgattataATATgtgacatcaactacttgtcttaatcacacatgtaatataagaacacaccgaaaattaattaagaacataaataaacaaaaactcatggcataaaacctaaaattattgaattaaaatcgaaaaccttaattcatcatgtcattcaaaagttacaaatatctcatagataagaataaaaataactttaacaaaacctaaacataaatcatccaagaacaagaacataaaaatccgaaaactaaacatgaagatcatagagttacactttataattctcctcccaaggttccttacagaggtagcatgagatcttcaagagtatggtatcctaggctcccaagttttgaacagaaaatatggtgaatggTGGTGAATTTGaattctatggttcttggtgaatgaaagtgtttgggcagagatTTGGTTatacttgtgtgcaaggttgatgatctttttttgtgaaaatgaggggctatatatagaggaagaaacccaagggatgctggccacaaagtccacaaagttgaaaccaaattggttgaggtttcctagattttctcaattcggcagatttgacctttgtgccTTGTTCTGGCCATAActctctctagaaaatagatattgaggtgattccaactggaattttcaactagacttccgtagctttccatccatatatcatgcattttctgaGTCATTGTTGAgttgtccaggggagcccgtcaaagttggatgatatGCACTGCcataattctgatttctataaagattggacattaattgcatatattCTTCCTCAtttaatgctgatttgttttgcacacatttcttcctttgaattaagGAGGCaaaaaaagtcttaattgttgcagccatgtttgatttttcttacctctcctcatttaatttgatgcatgtcttctttgactttcttacctctctcattaaatttgccgcatgccttctttgacattctttagTGCAGGAATTTATAGAGattctgatatatatttgtgctatatatataggagaaacaaggtcccaagtttccctcgtagcccttggatcaaaaagcaaattaatggctgagataattccgcggAGCTCACTGGaactccgagtaatgattcggaCATATcactctgtaggaataagatattgattggaatgatttgattccaaatcctacagaaactagactcacacatatttctatccatataaggtacgtcttctaactcgatcgaaGCTATCCAAGGAACATCgttgaagttggactacgaatcttgacagcattttgattcttgcatgaattgggcttttaagtgtatcttcttctcttttcttgtggaactaggatttcttttcttttccaacatggatttgtatttcctaataataataagtacgttagaaacaaagaaataggaaatgaatcctactcgaataaggaatcatatctcaacaaggattctttacacttagcacgattttatcatcaattcactcatcaTCGATATAAGCCATATCTAGACACTTATttatacaaaagaaattaaaacatactaaataagaggtaacaaagagtaaaaaTATGacataaacgcattaagaacgtcaaactttgtgctcctatcacttgGTAATAGTAGTTGAGAAATTTTTATTCTTCGTCTGATAAAACTTCACCATTTTAGTACCACTAGCACTAGCAACATTAGAGACATCTTCCATAGGAATACAAATACCTTTAGATAAGTTAGCAGAGAGAGGGTTACCTTTAGCATCCTTGGAGGTAGAACATGCCTTATTCTTAGTAGGGGAGGTCTTATTATGAAGCTTCACTTTGTCTTGGAAATTATTCCATAGTTTCACAATAGGAGGAACATCAGATATATTAGCATTGTCTACAGAGGTCTCAGGCTCAACATGAGCATTATCTTCCTCAACATGAAGCACAAAGAACCTATAGCCCTTATTGGAGTTTTTCTTTCCATTGACACTCTCattacttttctttttatttctgtaATTCATTAACATCCAAGAACCCATGTCCTCTTTAATCACTGAATTCTGAGCACAAGGATTAGACAAACTAAGGACTGGGCATTCCTTCTCTTTTGTATCCATTACATTAGCAGTATTGACATCATAATTAGACTCATCAGCATCTGTAGGGCAAGGAATATGAACCACAGAGGGGCATTTATCCTTGGCATGCCCATAACAACCGCACTCAAAGCATATTAGGGAGATACCTTCATAAATGACATTGTAGGCAATTAATTCTACTTCCACAAAAAGTTTTAATGGTTTGTTAAGATCAATTTCAACACAAACTCTTGCAAACTGACCTCTAGGCTTGGCTGATGGTAATTGGGTCAACCCTAACAACATCCCCTAAGATTTTCCCAATCCTATTAACTGTGTAATTTTGGAAATATTTCACAGGAAAACCACAAATTCTAACCCACAGAGCCATCTTACCAATCACTTCCTTCATAGGATCAAACTTTGGTTTCCAGTGCCTAACAGTTAAAGTTTGATCAGCTAAAATCCAAGGGCCATTGCACAAGACATAGTTCATATCATCTTCCAAATTAAACTTAACAATAAAGAAACCATTAGGTAAATTAATTAGCTGTCATCCACCCTTAACTTGTCATTTACGTCTAAGACCTCTAAGCATGAAATCAAAGGAGTTTGTAGAATTTGGCTTACCCATCAACTTGATCACTATTGCACAACATCATTCATAGTCAAGTTTGTTGTGTACTTTAGCCGAAAACGAAACACTTTGACCATGAACCCCTTGGGTGTATGAGCAATCTTCCTCACAGAAAATGAACTCTTCAGTCATGGTCTTGCTGAAACGATCGACTGGGTTTTTCAGTTTGCTTGCATAGCTCGAGCCCATAGAGGGATGAGGAGGATTGGTTACAGATGAATCAAGCTCTTCCACCCGCAGAGCCTCCATATCAGAAGCCATATCCCCACCACACTTAGAACATTTTCGCTGCAAACTAATAGAGGCCATACATCCGCCACTTCGACCAGGAAGGGTGGAGAAAGTGAAGATTGGAGACGACGCCACCAGCTCTTCGGAAAAATCCTTATTGAGAGACATAGTTAAGCAGAATACAGAAATTGTGTGATCAAACCGATTCAGGTAGGCTTCCAGTTGACTCAAGGCTCATCAAGCCGCACCCGAAGCCTTCAAATTCCCAAATGGCAGAAGGCTTTCCTTCAGCAAATTGAATGAGCAGAAGCTACCAAATTGAAGACAGGCTATCAATCGAACCCAAGAATCTTACTTACTGATTCAAAGTCCCACACTAAACATCATAAATGAAACTAGCCGATCCTTTGCTACTGATCCGCCGGAGAACCAGAGAGCAAATCGAGACTGAGAGCACAAAGAGAATCTTTCGCCTTACTATGTCCGTGGGGCTCAATGTGCCAAACCCGATGCGAGATTTGATCGAAATTTACCGAgttcttttgtaattttagaaaaaataataatgaatATACGGACACGTGGCTCTTTCCTCTATGTCGGCTTCTTCTATACACATAATACACGGTCCCTTTTATAAACCTACACCTTAAAACGAGAGAGATCTCGAGTAGTCTCCTTTCTTCTCCAGCGTCTCTGGTGTTTGGGTAAGTCTCAAACCTCTCTGCCTTCTCATCCTCTTCacgatttcttcttctatttctcTTTTAATTCAAATCGGAGCGATCGAATTTGTTCTCTGCGTATAGATATCTTTCGCTGTTCCTGTGAATTGGGATAGCTAGGGTTTCCTTTATTCAACAGCAGCCACAGCCCACAGGGACAAAGATTCATAGggattttataattttgttttggttatttATACCCTTTACACTTGTTGAATTGATGTTCGGAGCAACTTCAATAACTTATTATCGGCCAGTTTCTCAGTTTTAAGCTGTATGTCGTGCGCATATTTGTTGACAACAATCGTTAAAGCATCTCGATCAATCTGTTTACTAAAAGTTATGTACATCAATGTGTTCTTTAATGTAGTTAGTTATATCATCTGCTATTCTATTCTGTTTCAGTTAGTTATTTTCATGTTCGAAACAAGTTCGATTCACTAAATATCGAGCAGATTCTGGGGTTTAAGCTGTTCAAGACAACCGCGGAAGCATATTCTTAAATGTGTTTCTTTGTTTCATTCAGGTGCTTTGGAATCGcgaccacaaaaaaaaaagaaagaaagatgtTTTTCCATATTGTCTTGGAGAGGAACATGCAGCTTCATCCTCGCCACTTTGGTCGCAATCTCCGGGACAATCTGGTGGCCAAGCTCATGAAAGATGTTGAAGGAACTTGCAGTGGCCAACATGGGTTTGTGGTTGCCATAACGGCGATTGAGAACATTGGCAAAGGGCTGATTCGGGATGGTACAggctttgtttcttttccagTCAAGTATCAGTGTGTTGTGTTCAGACCGTTTAAAGGAGAGATCTTAGAAGCTGTGGTTACAATGGTGAACAAGATGGGGTTTTTCGCTGAGGCTGGTCCGGTACaaatctttgtttctaacCATTTGATACCGGATGACATGGAGTTTCAGTCGGGCGATATGCCAAACTATACAACATCAGACGGCTCTGTTAagatacagaaagatagtgaaGTGCGGTTGAAGATAATTGGAACCCGAGTTGATGCCACAGAAATTTTCTGCATTGGTACCATCAAGGATGACTTCTTGGGTGTCATTAACGATCCTGCGAGTGTCTAGGATCTAGTATTGATACACTTGCAAATGTAATGTAGTGAATGATCACCATGTGGAACTTATTAAGAGTGAGAGTTAGCAAGCCAACTATTGACATTAAGTCCAGTTTGTAATGGTTATGATGATCAGATACTTCTTGAACATTTGGTGATAATTTGATGGATACTTCTTGAACATTTGGTCATAATTTGATGAATCGGGATATTTTGGTAAGTTGTCTTGGAGAGTAGTTCAGAACTAATTGAAAGGACTACGATGAGCAACATTGACTACTGATGTTCGACGAAGTAAATCCGCTTTACTGTTTCTCTCTGTCATAGATAAAACTTATATGCTGGTAACCACTAACGTACCAGTGTAGAGTTTTAATTTAGGAGAACTGACAATCATAGTGTTCCATGTTGTTTTACATTTAACATCAGAAAGCTCTCTCTTAAGCATACAAAAGAGCTTTTCTAATGAGTAACCATATGCttcatttttaaaaatactaCAGTATAGGTGATAACTGAATCTGTCCTCAGATATGATTCACTTCTAATATAATTTGGCCTTAATCCTCATGTTTGAAGTGTTTCTGCTGTAAATGCTATTACTTTGTTGTCTTGTGCATATAGCCAGAGACAACCATGGAAGGAATCACCCAACTGACAACTGCTTCTCTTTCTGCGACGCATTATATGGAAATTATCTTCAGCATTAAATTGATCATTTGCATTTTTATCAAAGCTTGGATGGAGTTGATGGTAGATTATATGAAATACAAACTACAGGAACAAAAAAAGAGTATTAATTTTGGGACATGTTTCCTTCGATGATCCAATTATCATTTTAACAATTGACTTGCTGCATATCAGCTTCAATTTTATTTCCATTTTGACAAAGATTGAACTGCCTGGCTATCTTGCTTTTGTTGACCGCAAAAATTACAATAAAGAAATCTAGCATACTTGCCTTTATATTCCATAACAAGCATGGAACAGGAATATACTAATATTACAATATATGGAAAAATATATCAGCAGAATATGGGTAGCAACAATTGCCAGAAGTATTGGCATCATTAATAAGATTGAAGACTTGGAAGAAGTATTGTACGTAGACTGTTACGAGAGACAGGAGCTACAAGAACATCTAGAGAAACACACACAGCCTAGCCTTCCGTCTCCTTCTCTTCGGTTTAGGAGGCTGCAAAACAACTTTGATGGCAGCATCAAACACCGCTTTCACATTCTAGAATTTCAAGCACAGAACAAAAAATTAGATTAGGCACTGATGTGTGCATACTTCTAGTAATGTATCAAGAAAATGTACAAACTACACCCCTGAATAGGAGACAGTGAAgtaatttgagatttttcgTCAAAGTTATGCGACAGAAAAGAAATATTCGTATACAATTGATAAATCCAATGGGTTCCACTCAGTATACGTGATTAGTTACATATTTACATGTATTGGCTGAGGTGTCACAGGAAGCAAAagatattttatttgttatgAATCTTGAGTAACTATTAGTAACAGAAAAATGATTATTTGAATCATCATTAATGTTATGCAGAAGAAGACTCCCTTGGCTGTTTGAATGATCTTTGCTACCAAAAGAATACACATGTGATTCCTAGGACCTGTGTTTGTGTACATACTGCTGATGGGGACTTTGATATCACAGCTATGTTGAAAGTAATAAA contains:
- the LOC126799102 gene encoding DNA-directed RNA polymerase II subunit RPB7, with amino-acid sequence MFFHIVLERNMQLHPRHFGRNLRDNLVAKLMKDVEGTCSGQHGFVVAITAIENIGKGLIRDGTGFVSFPVKYQCVVFRPFKGEILEAVVTMVNKMGFFAEAGPVQIFVSNHLIPDDMEFQSGDMPNYTTSDGSVKIQKDSEVRLKIIGTRVDATEIFCIGTIKDDFLGVINDPASV